DNA sequence from the Gemmatimonadales bacterium genome:
GACAAGGCCATCGAGGTCGAGTCGCCCGCCCAGCGCCGCCATCCCAGCACCTGGCCCGAGCGCCACAGCGCCAGCGCGAAGCCGCTGTCGAGCGCGATCGCATCGTCATACGCGGCGAGCGCCGAGTCCCAGGCGGCCCGCCGGAACCATTGCTCGCCCCGGAGAAACGCCTTGAGCGCCGACAGCGAGCTCGATCCCATCGAGGTCGTCCGGAACACCGGGATCCGTCGGGTCCGTCCGAGTTCCCGCAGCAGCCGCACGGTGAGCGAATCGGACAGCCGGTCGACCCGGTCGACCGCATCGCGGAGCTCGAACTCGGCGAGCGGGCGGTCCTCCGCGATGTCGAGCGCCGTGACCGTGAGTCGCGCCGAATCGGGACCGGTGCCAAGGAGACTCCCGAACACGACGAGCCCGGCCCCGGTCCGCCGCCCCAGGGCCGACGCCGAGGGCCGGTCCGCGCGGCCGGACCAGCGCCGGATCACGGTGGTCGGCGCGACGCTGCGTACCGGTCCCGCGCCATCCAGGTTGCGCGAGAGCACGTCCACCAGCCCCTCGCGCCAGAGCGCGAGTCTGCTATCGGGAACGTCGAAGGGCGCGACGGCCACGAGGTCGGCATCGAGCGGCAGGCCCTCGCGAGAGTGCCGCAGCGCGAGCCACCCGGCGGCCATCGCCGCGAGCGCGGCTCCAAGGACGGCCACCGCCGTCCGCCGTCGGCTCCTCCGGGGGCTCGCCCTGGCGGGAGAAACGGCTGTAGCGGTGACGCCATCGACGGGGGTGCTGAACGACTGCAGGGCGTGGAGCAGGTCCGCCGCACTCTGCCAGCGGTCGGCCGGCCGCTTTTCCAGGCAGCGCATCACCAGCGCCGTGAGCGCGGGCGGCACGCTGGGCCGGAGGACCGCGAGCGGTGTAGGCATCTGCACCATGTGAGCGGCGATCACCGCCTGTGCGCTAGGGCCGATGAACGGCGGCTGGCCCGCGAGGATCTCGTAACCGAGGACGCCCAGCGCGTAGATGTCGGCCCGGTGATCGGTATGCTGGTCTGCGCTCGCCTGCTCCGGAGCCATGTAGGCCGGCGTGCCGAGCGCCATGCCGGTGCCGGTCAGGGACGAGTGCCGCGCCTGATCCAGCGCCTTGGCGACTCCGAAGTCGGTCACCAGGGCGTGATCGTCCGAGAGCAGCACGTTGTCCGGCTTGATGTCCCGGTGGATCACGCCGTGTCGGTGGGCGTAGCTCAGCGCGTCGGCGACGTCGCGCAGGACGCGCACCGCCTCTGACACCGGCAGCTCGCCCTCGCGCGCGAGGCGTGCCCGTAGCGACTCGCCCTCGATCAACGGCATGGAGTAGAACAGGAGATCGCCAGCCTCTCCGGCGGCGAGCAGCGGGACGATGTGAGGGTGTTGGAGCGAGGCGGCGAGCTGGATCTCACGCCGGAACCGGTCCACGCTCACGGCGGCCGCGAGCTCCGGCGGGAGCACCTTGATGACCACCTTCCGGCCGAGGCTGGTCTCCTCGGCCATGAAGACGCGGCTCATGGCGCCGCCGCCCAGCTCGCGACCGAGCAGGTAGCGGTCGGAGAGGGCCGCCCGAAGGCGATCAAGCGTGTCGGTCAGTGGCGCCTCGCGAATGCGGTGCTCTAGGCTAGCTGCCTGCGCCCCGTCCCACCAGGTCCGCCGGTTGACAGCGTTCGTCAGGTCCTACCCTGGCCTCGGTCCAGATCTTCAAGATCGTCCAGCTGCTCGCCCCAGCCTCTCCCGGGTTGGGCCCCGCCGCCCTCCCCCACC
Encoded proteins:
- a CDS encoding serine/threonine-protein kinase, with amino-acid sequence MSRVFMAEETSLGRKVVIKVLPPELAAAVSVDRFRREIQLAASLQHPHIVPLLAAGEAGDLLFYSMPLIEGESLRARLAREGELPVSEAVRVLRDVADALSYAHRHGVIHRDIKPDNVLLSDDHALVTDFGVAKALDQARHSSLTGTGMALGTPAYMAPEQASADQHTDHRADIYALGVLGYEILAGQPPFIGPSAQAVIAAHMVQMPTPLAVLRPSVPPALTALVMRCLEKRPADRWQSAADLLHALQSFSTPVDGVTATAVSPARASPRRSRRRTAVAVLGAALAAMAAGWLALRHSREGLPLDADLVAVAPFDVPDSRLALWREGLVDVLSRNLDGAGPVRSVAPTTVIRRWSGRADRPSASALGRRTGAGLVVFGSLLGTGPDSARLTVTALDIAEDRPLAEFELRDAVDRVDRLSDSLTVRLLRELGRTRRIPVFRTTSMGSSSLSALKAFLRGEQWFRRAAWDSALAAYDDAIALDSGFALALWRSGQVLGWRRWAGDSTSMALS